Proteins from one Elgaria multicarinata webbii isolate HBS135686 ecotype San Diego chromosome 3, rElgMul1.1.pri, whole genome shotgun sequence genomic window:
- the RAD23A gene encoding UV excision repair protein RAD23 homolog A translates to MAVTVTLKTLQQQTFKIRMEPDETVRVLKEKIEAEKGKEAFPVLGQKLIYAGKILSDDVPIKEYKIDEKNFVVVMVTKNKTGSGAPAPSPSDATPTSEPTPSSGQTLRPTAVTVLSPSAIPSSEEKPPEETVTISPSESIVGSVPSSGSMGREDDAASTLVTGSEYETMLTEIMSMGYERERVVAALRASYNNPHRAVEYLLTGIPGSPEPESAPMQESQPQEQSAPEGENPLEFLRDQPQFQNMRQVIQQNPALLPALLQQLGQENPQLLQQISQHQEQFIQMLNEPLGEMADIADIEGEMGAIGEEAPQMNYIQVTPQEKEAIERLKALGFPESLVIQAYFACEKNENLAANFLLSQNFDDE, encoded by the exons GTCCGAGTTCTTAAGGAGAAGATTGAGGCTGAAAAGGGCAAGGAAGCCTTCCCAGTGTTGGGCCAGAAGCTTATCTATGCCGGCAAGATCCTGAGTGATGATGTCCCCATCAAGGAGTACAAGATtgatgagaagaactttgtggtggtgatggtcaccaag AACAAAACAGGCTCAGGAGCTCCTGCACCCTCACCCAGTGATGCAACACCCACTTCAGAGCCCACACCCTCCTCTGGGCAGACACTGCGGCCTACAGCAGTTACGGTTTTATCCCCATCAGCAATTCCATCAAGTGAGGAAAAGCCTCCTGAAGAGACAGTGACCATTTCCCCTTCGGAATCCATAGTTGG CTCTGTTCCCTCTTCAGGTAGCATGGGACGTGAAGATGATGCAGCCTCCACCTTAG TTACTGGCTCGGAGTATGAGACGATGCTGACTGAAATCATGTCAATGGGATATGAGCGAGAGCGGGTGGTAGCAGCACTCCGGGCCAGTTACAACAACCCTCATCGGGCTGTGGAGTACCTGCTAACG GGCATCCCAGGTAGCCCAGAACCAGAGAGTGCACCCATGCAGGAGAGCCAGCCCCAAGAGCAGTCGGCACCAGAAG GAGAGAATCCTCTGGAATTTCTACGAGACCAGCCCCAGTTCCAGAATATGCGGCAGGTGATCCAACAGAACCCAGCCTTGCTCCCAGCACTGCTCCAGCAGTTAGGCCAAGAGAACCCTCAGCTGCTGCAG caaATCAGCCAACATCAGGAGCAGTTCATTCAGATGCTCAATGAACCTCTGGGTGAAATGGCTGACATCGCAGACATTGAAGGGGAGATGGGTGCTATTGGGGAAGAAGCCCCTCAGATGAATTACATCCAGGTCACGCCTCAGGAAAAAGAAGCCATCGAAAGG TTAAAGGCCCTGGGCTTCCCTGAGAGCCTGGTGATCCAGGCATATTTTGCCTGCGAGAAGAATGAGAATCTGGCGGCCAACTTCCTGCTGAGTCAGAACTTTGATGACGAGTGA